The following proteins are encoded in a genomic region of Methanoculleus oceani:
- a CDS encoding class I SAM-dependent methyltransferase has translation MHEGLPRQGPGSNECTRKAFSMLDDLPTQPEILDIGCGAGMQTVELARTCSGCRITAVDVHQPFLDDLARSAASAGVGERITTVRASMDDLPFPDASFDALWAEGSIFIVGFREGLVSWRRLLRPGGYLCLTEAAWFTENPSPEAAAFWNDCYPAITTVPANRAIAESAGYEVIATFPLPKSVWWENYYVPVLKRIEDLRPKVAGNPEAEAQIEFAERETAVYREHADEYGYEFFILQKKG, from the coding sequence ATGCACGAGGGCCTGCCCCGCCAGGGGCCGGGGAGCAACGAGTGCACCCGGAAGGCCTTCTCGATGCTCGACGATCTTCCCACCCAACCTGAGATCCTGGATATCGGGTGCGGGGCAGGGATGCAGACGGTCGAACTTGCCCGGACCTGCTCCGGCTGCCGTATCACCGCCGTCGACGTCCACCAGCCGTTCCTCGACGACCTCGCCCGGAGCGCGGCATCGGCCGGGGTGGGCGAGCGGATAACCACCGTCCGCGCCTCCATGGACGACCTGCCGTTCCCCGACGCATCGTTCGACGCCCTCTGGGCGGAGGGCTCGATCTTCATCGTGGGATTTCGGGAGGGGCTCGTCTCGTGGAGGCGGCTGCTACGGCCAGGGGGCTATCTCTGCCTCACCGAGGCCGCCTGGTTCACCGAAAATCCCTCGCCGGAGGCGGCGGCGTTCTGGAACGACTGCTACCCGGCTATAACGACGGTCCCGGCAAACCGCGCGATCGCCGAGAGTGCCGGCTACGAGGTCATCGCGACCTTTCCGCTCCCGAAGTCCGTGTGGTGGGAGAATTACTATGTACCGGTCCTCAAGCGGATAGAAGACCTGCGGCCGAAAGTCGCCGGCAATCCCGAGGCGGAGGCTCAGATTGAGTTCGCCGAGCGGGAGACCGCCGTCTACCGGGAGCATGCCGACGAGTACGGCTACGAGTTCTTCATTCTGCAAAAGAAGGGGTGA
- a CDS encoding DUF1579 family protein, with product MTERETPAETTARWEPTVRKPGPETEALARFHPNGTWTGTVQADGMGPGSPEMEARGRADCEWIINGLWRSCRFEQDQFVAGEKVVTWKAHWIAGWDARTKEYRGMAVDSNGISMMFRGRLEGDRLIMESMEPAVSLRFIWDAADPRAIIWMNEIMTEDGSWRLIEEYVIRPQEPVRLSGPGV from the coding sequence ATGACCGAGAGAGAAACTCCGGCGGAAACGACTGCCCGGTGGGAGCCCACGGTGCGCAAACCCGGACCCGAAACCGAGGCGCTTGCCCGGTTTCATCCGAACGGAACCTGGACGGGCACGGTGCAGGCGGACGGCATGGGTCCCGGGTCGCCCGAGATGGAGGCCAGAGGCAGGGCGGACTGCGAGTGGATCATAAACGGCCTCTGGCGTTCCTGCAGGTTCGAGCAGGACCAGTTCGTCGCAGGAGAGAAGGTGGTCACCTGGAAGGCTCACTGGATTGCGGGATGGGATGCGAGGACGAAGGAGTACCGGGGCATGGCCGTCGACAGCAACGGCATCTCCATGATGTTTCGAGGGAGGCTCGAGGGTGACCGGCTCATCATGGAGTCCATGGAGCCGGCGGTCTCCTTACGCTTCATCTGGGATGCGGCCGATCCGCGTGCAATCATCTGGATGAACGAGATCATGACGGAGGACGGGTCCTGGAGGCTCATCGAAGAGTATGTCATCCGGCCGCAGGAGCCGGTTCGTCTGTCTGGGCCCGGGGTATGA
- a CDS encoding M24 family metallopeptidase, translating into MEHKTPASELRDRMERFRLRMDAENPSWELAAIFGRTNQFYFTGTMQDGVLLIPRNGEAVLWVRRSLERAEDESHFPDIRPMKSYRDAAGAMGTCPATVHVEKEAVPLALLERFRKYFSFTETASLDTQAAKVRSVKSTYELSIMERAGKIHRHVLEDCVPGMLREGMSEAELGGEVFSRLVREGHHGIARFGMFGTEMILGQLGFGESSIYPTGFDGPGGCLGAAPGAPVLGSHDRTLGIGDLVFVDCACGVRGYHTDKTVTYIFRGSLPEEAIEAHRRCVEVQDETASMLRPGIAPSEIYATIIDGLEPAFLENFMGYGKRRVQFLGHGVGLQVDEMPVIARGFDEPLEEGMVIALEPKKGVRGVGMVGIENTFVVAPGGGRCITGTNPGLILVY; encoded by the coding sequence ATGGAGCATAAGACCCCCGCCTCAGAGCTCCGGGACCGCATGGAGCGGTTCCGGCTCCGTATGGACGCGGAGAACCCGTCGTGGGAGCTTGCAGCGATCTTCGGGCGGACAAACCAGTTCTACTTCACCGGGACGATGCAGGACGGGGTCCTCCTCATCCCCCGCAACGGCGAAGCCGTGCTCTGGGTGCGCCGGAGCCTCGAACGAGCAGAGGACGAGTCGCACTTCCCCGACATCCGGCCGATGAAGAGTTACCGGGATGCGGCGGGCGCAATGGGGACGTGTCCGGCGACGGTCCATGTGGAGAAAGAGGCGGTGCCCCTCGCGCTGCTCGAGCGGTTCCGGAAGTACTTCTCCTTTACGGAAACGGCGTCGCTCGATACGCAGGCGGCGAAGGTCCGGTCGGTCAAAAGCACCTACGAACTCTCGATCATGGAGAGAGCCGGGAAGATTCACCGCCACGTGCTCGAGGACTGCGTTCCCGGGATGCTCCGCGAGGGGATGAGCGAGGCGGAACTCGGGGGCGAGGTCTTCTCACGCCTGGTCCGGGAAGGGCATCATGGGATTGCACGGTTCGGGATGTTCGGGACGGAGATGATACTCGGGCAGCTCGGCTTTGGAGAGAGTTCCATCTACCCGACCGGTTTCGACGGGCCGGGCGGGTGCCTCGGAGCGGCTCCCGGCGCACCGGTGCTCGGCAGCCATGACAGGACGCTCGGAATAGGGGATCTGGTCTTCGTCGACTGCGCATGCGGGGTGCGGGGTTACCACACCGACAAGACGGTGACGTATATCTTCAGGGGATCCCTCCCCGAAGAAGCGATCGAGGCGCATCGCCGGTGCGTTGAGGTCCAGGACGAGACGGCGTCCATGCTGCGGCCCGGGATCGCACCCTCGGAGATCTACGCGACGATAATCGACGGTCTGGAGCCCGCATTCCTCGAGAACTTCATGGGCTACGGGAAGCGGCGAGTGCAGTTCCTGGGCCACGGCGTCGGCCTGCAGGTGGACGAGATGCCGGTGATCGCCCGCGGTTTCGACGAGCCGCTCGAGGAGGGGATGGTGATCGCCCTCGAACCCAAGAAGGGAGTCCGGGGCGTCGGGATGGTCGGGATCGAGAACACCTTCGTGGTCGCCCCCGGGGGCGGCAGGTGCATCACCGGGACGAACCCCGGGCTGATCCTGGTATACTGA
- a CDS encoding PAS domain S-box protein, which translates to MPAPPETPRRKSDPAERDEVPQGIPAETERLVEEPIRELQAEIDALRRENAELRLAETERRRDEEALRKEKDRVGAILSALDTGQSLVDPDMTIVWVNQEARDILPEQEPIGQKCYRYFESLNEPCEVCAAQRVFATGEVTRVEKCVPRRGRWMNIVAQPVKDASGRVTHVLESFTDITEQKQAEEALRESEAKYRTLVETALDIVLIHDSEKILYINSTGVNLLGAACPDEILGRNFLEIVHPDFRDRIRENVAMDLLGESSPITQLQLLRLDGTAFWVEGRGVMTFIAGTPVVQVIMRDITERKQAEETLRESEKKYRQLFESMGEGFVLHEMVYDDEGRPVDYLVLDINPAYEKITGLRREDVIGKGITEIIPVIEPVWFERYDGVVRLGRAMRFEDYNAGLDRWYGVYTFPVRKKNQFAVIFTDITERKQAEAKIHAVMEREHLRATELDATLISIASGVIIYDTTGAIVRVNEAVRKMIDRTAISFDPIHFEERQAGFGVLRKDGTPLSLKATPFYRALHGETVQGEEVMVTCLDREPLWVDTSAAPIRDGGGAIVGAIAILTDITERKRAEEALIRHTEELTRLHCELEAANREANLYLDILTHDIGNTENVSRLYADLLLETLDGEAAGYMGKLKRSINKSIEILGTVSTIRRIHQASPEIKETDLDRAIRGAIEVFPTSTIRYTGTNHQVRADDLLPVVFNNLIGNAVKHGGPDVRVTVRVEGVNGEVQISVEDTGPGVPDADKEAIFHRYEQHKRGVGEGLGLYLVQILVERYGGKIWVDDRVPGRPGEGAAFRFTLKKA; encoded by the coding sequence ATGCCAGCGCCCCCAGAAACTCCACGGAGGAAGTCTGATCCCGCCGAACGGGATGAGGTTCCACAGGGCATCCCTGCCGAGACCGAACGGCTCGTCGAAGAGCCGATCCGGGAGCTCCAGGCAGAGATTGATGCCCTTCGCCGGGAGAATGCAGAACTCAGGCTGGCCGAGACCGAACGCAGGAGAGACGAGGAGGCGCTGCGCAAGGAGAAGGATAGAGTAGGTGCCATTCTCTCCGCGCTCGACACGGGGCAGTCCCTTGTCGACCCGGATATGACGATCGTGTGGGTCAACCAGGAGGCCCGTGACATACTTCCCGAACAGGAGCCCATCGGCCAGAAGTGTTACCGCTATTTCGAAAGCCTGAACGAACCGTGCGAAGTGTGTGCAGCACAGCGCGTCTTTGCAACGGGCGAGGTTACAAGAGTAGAGAAGTGCGTCCCGCGCCGTGGGCGCTGGATGAATATCGTTGCCCAGCCGGTGAAAGATGCATCCGGCCGGGTAACACATGTTCTCGAGAGTTTCACCGACATCACCGAGCAGAAGCAGGCGGAAGAAGCCCTGCGGGAGAGCGAGGCCAAGTACCGAACCCTGGTGGAGACCGCTCTCGACATCGTACTCATCCACGACAGTGAGAAGATTCTCTATATCAACTCAACCGGGGTGAACCTTCTTGGCGCAGCCTGTCCGGATGAGATCCTCGGCAGGAACTTCCTCGAGATCGTCCATCCCGACTTCCGCGACCGTATCCGGGAGAACGTTGCGATGGATCTCCTGGGCGAATCTTCGCCGATCACCCAGCTCCAGCTCCTCCGGCTGGATGGAACCGCCTTCTGGGTGGAGGGGAGAGGCGTGATGACCTTCATTGCCGGCACCCCTGTCGTCCAGGTGATCATGCGGGACATCACCGAGCGCAAGCAGGCCGAAGAGACGTTGCGGGAGAGCGAGAAGAAGTACCGGCAGCTCTTCGAGTCGATGGGCGAAGGATTCGTACTCCACGAGATGGTCTATGATGATGAGGGGCGGCCAGTCGATTATCTCGTCCTCGACATCAACCCTGCATATGAGAAGATTACCGGTCTCCGGCGCGAAGATGTCATAGGAAAAGGCATTACCGAGATTATCCCCGTTATCGAGCCAGTCTGGTTTGAGCGGTACGACGGGGTCGTACGTCTCGGCAGAGCGATGCGGTTTGAGGACTACAACGCGGGGCTTGACCGATGGTACGGCGTCTACACGTTCCCGGTGCGCAAGAAGAACCAATTCGCCGTAATTTTCACCGACATCACCGAGCGCAAGCAGGCCGAGGCGAAAATCCATGCTGTCATGGAAAGGGAGCATTTGAGAGCCACAGAACTGGATGCGACTCTTATATCGATTGCATCTGGCGTCATCATCTACGATACCACCGGGGCTATTGTTCGGGTGAACGAAGCGGTGCGTAAGATGATCGACAGAACGGCGATATCTTTTGATCCAATCCACTTCGAGGAGCGCCAGGCGGGTTTTGGAGTCCTGCGGAAGGATGGGACGCCGCTCTCTCTCAAGGCGACCCCCTTCTACCGGGCGTTGCACGGAGAGACCGTGCAGGGAGAAGAGGTGATGGTTACCTGCCTGGACCGGGAACCGCTCTGGGTGGACACGTCGGCAGCTCCTATCCGCGATGGCGGCGGTGCCATCGTGGGGGCCATTGCCATCCTCACGGATATCACCGAGCGCAAACGTGCGGAAGAAGCGCTCATACGCCATACTGAGGAGCTCACCCGGCTTCACTGCGAACTGGAAGCCGCGAACCGGGAGGCGAACCTCTACCTGGACATTCTCACCCACGATATCGGCAACACCGAGAACGTCTCCAGGCTTTATGCCGATCTGCTGCTCGAGACACTCGACGGCGAAGCCGCCGGATACATGGGGAAACTGAAGCGGAGCATCAACAAGAGCATCGAGATTCTGGGCACCGTCTCAACCATCCGCCGGATTCATCAGGCTTCGCCGGAGATCAAAGAGACGGACCTCGACAGGGCAATCCGGGGAGCGATCGAAGTGTTCCCCACCAGCACCATCCGCTATACCGGGACTAACCATCAGGTCCGGGCAGACGACCTTCTCCCGGTGGTCTTCAACAACCTCATCGGCAATGCCGTCAAGCACGGCGGTCCTGATGTCAGGGTCACGGTCCGGGTTGAAGGGGTGAACGGTGAGGTGCAAATCTCGGTCGAGGATACCGGTCCGGGCGTGCCGGATGCGGACAAGGAGGCAATCTTCCACCGGTACGAGCAGCACAAACGGGGCGTCGGCGAAGGGCTCGGACTCTACCTGGTGCAGATCCTCGTGGAACGGTACGGCGGCAAGATCTGGGTCGATGACCGGGTGCCGGGTCGCCCGGGGGAAGGCGCAGCGTTCCGGTTCACACTGAAGAAGGCGTGA
- a CDS encoding PAS domain-containing protein, translated as MSDIFTNLFPILVGSCVISALITYGLGTYVFAQNPSSAVNRLFLAVTLSATYWALGEFFIWYSAGYDGCLFWLKASSFWPLVFALTVHFTLAFTDHPLAQEKKHGIIFAALYLPALLFALIGLFTDLIYVVTFRSGMGYVYLPASVNPVYLAERAYCVLVIVWAVYAGISSWQRAPPGRVRHQNRLFCIGIVTVVGFGTLSGLVLPALGIYTVNFVFIGIVVFCLLIAYAVHRHGLFTLSPQTAVPDIIRTMPDGLVLADMDGRIIAANASAAEVFGVTETDLPGQSVGRFIPEAAYASIRTAVMEQGTFSDMEAAPDGREGSVVSIAGALVRDPDREPAGIVLIIRDITARKAAETALRTANQKLSLLSQLTCHDIGNDVTGLSWYLHLLSEDRMHPDADVHLSRSVEAVEKIKKHLLFSRDYQMIGVYQPVWQPLEAMIAHAASTIPNSGVAISTRVIPAEIYADPLSPKAMYNLLENALRHGGEVTAIRITTTEQADGTLALAFEDNGTGVRDEEKGKIFGYGYGKNTGFGLTFSRDILSVTDIGIRETGTAGKGARFEILIPPRAWRPIAGGEPGPDPTDNPCRGQESVEEG; from the coding sequence GTGTCTGATATCTTCACGAATCTCTTTCCAATACTGGTCGGTTCCTGCGTCATCTCGGCACTCATCACCTACGGTCTCGGGACATATGTTTTTGCACAGAACCCCTCATCGGCAGTCAACCGCCTCTTCCTCGCGGTAACGCTCTCGGCAACCTACTGGGCCCTGGGCGAATTCTTCATCTGGTATTCGGCCGGTTACGACGGCTGCCTGTTCTGGCTGAAGGCCAGTTCGTTCTGGCCCCTTGTCTTCGCGCTCACGGTCCATTTCACGCTTGCCTTCACCGATCACCCCCTCGCACAGGAGAAAAAGCACGGCATCATCTTCGCCGCCCTATACCTGCCGGCCCTCCTCTTTGCCCTGATCGGGCTCTTCACCGACCTGATCTACGTAGTTACGTTCCGGTCCGGAATGGGGTATGTCTACCTGCCGGCATCCGTAAACCCCGTCTACCTGGCTGAGAGGGCTTACTGCGTCCTGGTAATAGTCTGGGCGGTATACGCCGGCATCTCGTCCTGGCAGAGAGCGCCTCCGGGAAGAGTCCGGCACCAGAACCGGCTCTTCTGTATCGGCATCGTGACTGTCGTCGGTTTCGGAACTCTCTCCGGACTGGTTCTCCCGGCACTCGGAATCTACACCGTCAACTTCGTCTTCATCGGGATCGTCGTTTTCTGTCTCCTCATCGCCTACGCCGTCCACCGGCACGGGCTGTTTACCCTGAGCCCCCAGACAGCGGTCCCGGATATCATCAGGACGATGCCCGACGGTCTGGTCCTTGCCGACATGGACGGCAGGATCATCGCGGCGAATGCATCGGCCGCGGAGGTCTTCGGCGTGACCGAAACGGATCTTCCCGGGCAGTCAGTCGGGAGGTTCATCCCCGAAGCGGCATATGCCTCGATCAGGACCGCCGTCATGGAGCAGGGAACGTTTTCGGACATGGAGGCGGCACCCGACGGCAGGGAAGGCAGTGTCGTCAGTATCGCCGGAGCACTTGTAAGGGACCCGGATAGGGAGCCTGCCGGCATCGTCCTGATCATCAGGGACATCACCGCCCGGAAAGCGGCGGAAACGGCACTCCGGACGGCCAACCAGAAGTTATCCCTCTTATCCCAGTTGACCTGCCACGATATCGGCAACGATGTCACGGGCCTCTCCTGGTACCTGCACCTCCTTTCGGAGGACAGAATGCATCCCGATGCCGACGTGCACCTCTCGCGGTCGGTCGAGGCCGTAGAGAAGATCAAGAAGCATCTCCTGTTCTCCCGCGATTACCAGATGATCGGCGTGTATCAGCCGGTCTGGCAGCCGCTCGAGGCGATGATCGCCCATGCCGCCAGCACCATCCCCAACTCTGGAGTTGCGATCTCCACCCGGGTAATCCCGGCGGAGATCTATGCCGACCCGCTTTCACCGAAAGCCATGTACAACCTGCTCGAGAACGCACTCCGACACGGGGGAGAAGTCACCGCGATCCGTATAACGACCACAGAGCAGGCTGATGGGACGCTCGCTCTGGCATTCGAGGACAACGGCACGGGAGTCCGCGATGAGGAGAAGGGGAAGATCTTCGGCTACGGTTACGGGAAGAACACCGGTTTCGGGCTGACGTTCTCCCGGGATATCCTGTCGGTAACCGATATCGGGATACGCGAGACCGGGACAGCAGGCAAGGGGGCCCGGTTCGAGATCCTTATTCCTCCCCGGGCGTGGCGGCCGATTGCAGGGGGAGAGCCCGGCCCGGACCCGACGGATAATCCGTGCCGGGGGCAGGAGAGCGTCGAGGAAGGCTGA
- a CDS encoding class I SAM-dependent methyltransferase gives MPWDVFERFAEDYDRWFEEHRAEYHAELARIRRLLPCPDSRAVEIGVGSGRFAAPLGITLGIEPSRALGRMARRQGIEVIRGRAESIPLGDGSCSSVLMVTVICFLDDPVTAFEEIRRVLVPEGSLVLGFIEREGEIARRYLHEKGKHRFLSRARFYSSGDIREFLGHTGFRVTEIDSRAGFSVIAARKN, from the coding sequence ATGCCCTGGGACGTGTTCGAACGATTTGCAGAAGATTATGACCGGTGGTTCGAGGAGCACCGCGCCGAGTACCATGCAGAACTCGCCCGGATCCGGCGTCTCCTCCCGTGCCCGGACTCCCGTGCCGTCGAGATTGGGGTCGGTTCCGGGAGGTTTGCCGCTCCCCTCGGGATCACGCTCGGGATTGAGCCCTCGCGCGCCCTCGGCCGGATGGCACGCCGGCAGGGGATCGAGGTGATCCGCGGCCGGGCGGAATCGATCCCGCTCGGGGACGGGTCGTGTTCGTCCGTCCTGATGGTGACGGTCATCTGTTTCCTGGACGACCCGGTTACGGCATTTGAGGAGATCCGCCGGGTCCTCGTCCCGGAGGGCTCGCTCGTCCTCGGGTTCATCGAACGCGAAGGAGAGATTGCCCGGAGATACCTGCACGAGAAGGGAAAACACAGGTTCCTTTCCCGCGCCCGGTTTTATTCATCGGGCGACATCCGGGAGTTCCTCGGACACACCGGGTTTCGCGTGACGGAGATCGACTCGAGGGCCGGGTTCTCGGTTATCGCCGCGCGGAAGAACTGA
- the rsgA gene encoding ribosome small subunit-dependent GTPase A has protein sequence MSQSTSRCGHQQPCTLEDLGWTEEHDAAFSKYTGPYLPGRVACRQKTVWDVLISGGSVTAGISGTLRKLGRFPAVGDFVVLLDQPEAGASTIVDILPQKTRFARGTPGHEGADQVIAANIDTVFIVTAAGRDLNARRIERFLAITHASGARPVIVINKSDLADDPATLADEIASVSPGIPVIPISAVSGEGVDRLDPYLSAGTTIALIGSSGVGKSTLINRLMGSPVQDTSHTRDYDDKGRHTTTVRQLFVLAGGALMIDNPGLREVGIGTASAGIAGTFPDILELAENCRFSDCRHEEEPGCAVRAAVAAGTLSAARLESFQRLVQELAFEQDKAEIGLVRLEKKRWKPIGKLQRDIGKTKGR, from the coding sequence ATGAGCCAGTCCACTTCCCGATGCGGACACCAGCAGCCCTGTACGCTCGAAGACCTCGGGTGGACGGAAGAGCACGATGCGGCATTCTCGAAGTACACCGGCCCGTATCTCCCCGGCCGCGTGGCCTGCCGGCAGAAGACCGTATGGGACGTGCTCATCAGCGGCGGATCGGTCACGGCCGGGATCTCCGGAACACTGCGAAAACTCGGCCGCTTTCCCGCTGTGGGGGATTTCGTCGTATTACTCGACCAGCCGGAAGCCGGCGCCTCGACGATCGTTGATATCCTCCCACAGAAGACCCGCTTTGCGCGGGGAACACCGGGACACGAAGGCGCCGACCAGGTGATTGCGGCGAATATCGATACGGTCTTTATCGTGACCGCCGCCGGCCGTGACCTCAACGCCCGCCGGATCGAACGCTTTCTCGCGATCACCCATGCGTCCGGCGCCCGCCCGGTCATCGTCATCAACAAGTCCGATCTGGCGGACGACCCTGCAACGCTCGCCGACGAGATCGCTTCAGTCTCCCCCGGCATACCGGTGATTCCGATCAGCGCCGTGAGCGGTGAGGGAGTCGACCGGCTCGACCCGTATCTGTCGGCGGGAACGACGATCGCCCTCATCGGCTCGTCGGGTGTCGGCAAATCCACCCTGATCAACCGGCTCATGGGCAGTCCGGTGCAGGATACCTCGCATACCCGGGACTACGACGATAAAGGGCGGCACACCACGACCGTCCGCCAGCTCTTCGTCCTCGCCGGCGGGGCGCTCATGATCGACAACCCCGGCCTGCGGGAGGTCGGCATCGGTACGGCATCCGCCGGTATCGCCGGTACATTCCCCGACATTCTCGAACTGGCGGAGAACTGCAGGTTCTCGGACTGCAGGCACGAAGAGGAGCCGGGCTGCGCGGTCCGGGCGGCCGTCGCAGCCGGAACCCTCTCTGCGGCACGGCTGGAGAGTTTTCAGAGGCTCGTGCAGGAGCTCGCGTTCGAACAGGACAAAGCGGAGATCGGGCTTGTCCGGCTCGAGAAGAAGCGCTGGAAACCGATCGGGAAGCTCCAGAGGGATATCGGGAAGACAAAGGGGAGGTGA
- a CDS encoding DUF3887 domain-containing protein, translating into MMGLPRVLSLAVLVILVGVSTCGCMSQETVVSDEEKARVLEYADPIADNVLLGFGEGNYTMYREFVTSRLGLYVSRDNPVVTERGEYITVTYRANFEREDGVALRFVFRKGDESHQLSGLWFDSPMLRS; encoded by the coding sequence ATGATGGGTCTCCCTCGGGTATTGTCGCTTGCCGTTCTGGTCATCCTTGTCGGGGTCTCTACATGCGGCTGCATGAGCCAGGAGACCGTGGTGTCCGATGAGGAGAAGGCGCGGGTGCTTGAGTATGCGGACCCGATCGCCGACAACGTTCTTTTAGGCTTCGGTGAAGGCAACTATACGATGTACCGCGAATTCGTCACATCCAGGTTAGGGCTCTATGTCTCCAGAGATAACCCCGTCGTTACGGAGAGGGGCGAGTATATCACCGTGACCTACAGGGCGAACTTCGAGCGGGAGGACGGCGTTGCTCTCCGGTTCGTCTTCCGGAAGGGCGACGAATCGCACCAGCTCTCCGGGCTCTGGTTCGACTCCCCGATGCTGCGCAGCTGA
- a CDS encoding deoxycytidylate deaminase, with amino-acid sequence MTNRDTASPDAPPVPPRASRTEWYMNIAVETARRSTCIRRCYGAVVVNSAGEIVSTGHNGAPRGEAHCDELNTCIRRQYNIPSGERYEFCRSVHAEMNALLQAGRAAAGCTMYLAGFERLTGAPSYDPPCLMCSKMLVNAGIGRVVVRTPEGLRELDPQVLYRKHLDSVIAKVSGK; translated from the coding sequence ATGACGAACCGGGATACCGCCTCGCCCGACGCACCGCCCGTACCGCCGCGAGCCTCGCGAACCGAATGGTACATGAATATCGCGGTCGAAACCGCCCGGCGGTCGACCTGCATCCGGCGGTGCTACGGCGCGGTCGTGGTCAATTCTGCGGGGGAGATCGTCTCTACCGGGCACAACGGGGCACCGCGGGGAGAGGCGCACTGCGACGAGTTGAACACCTGCATCCGCAGGCAGTACAACATCCCTTCCGGCGAACGTTACGAGTTCTGCCGCTCGGTGCACGCGGAGATGAACGCGCTCCTGCAGGCGGGGAGGGCTGCTGCCGGGTGTACGATGTACCTGGCCGGGTTCGAACGCCTGACGGGAGCGCCCTCGTACGACCCGCCCTGCCTGATGTGCTCGAAGATGCTGGTGAATGCCGGCATCGGCAGGGTGGTCGTCAGGACACCGGAAGGGCTGCGGGAACTCGACCCGCAGGTGCTCTACCGGAAGCACCTGGACAGCGTGATTGCAAAGGTTTCGGGGAAGTAG
- a CDS encoding NAD(P)-dependent alcohol dehydrogenase, producing MKGLAMLKIGEIGWIEKERPACGPRDAVVKPLALAPCTSDVHTVWEGAIGDRHDLILGHEALGVVDEVGSEVRDFKPGDRVIVPAITPDWETEAAQRGYPSQTGGPLGGWKFSNFKDGVFGEFFHVNLADYNLAHLPEGMSLEAGVMLPDMLSTGFMGAENAKIEFGATVAVLGIGPVGLSAVAGARLRGAGRIFAVGTRPAAVKVAKEYGATDIINYKEGDTAEQIQNKTGGAGVDAVIVAGGGAEVMMDAIRMARPGSVISNINYFGQGMGDQDIIPLPRVGWGFGMADKNIMTGLCPGGRVRMERLAEVVMHGRMDPSLMATHVFRGFDKLEEALLLMKEKPRDLIKPVVIVEP from the coding sequence ATGAAAGGCCTGGCAATGCTCAAGATTGGCGAGATCGGGTGGATAGAAAAGGAGAGACCGGCTTGCGGTCCGAGAGATGCCGTCGTCAAACCGCTGGCGCTCGCTCCGTGCACTTCCGATGTCCACACCGTCTGGGAGGGAGCAATCGGGGATCGGCATGACCTCATCCTGGGACACGAGGCGCTCGGGGTGGTGGACGAAGTGGGAAGCGAAGTCCGGGACTTCAAGCCCGGCGACAGGGTCATCGTACCGGCGATCACCCCCGACTGGGAGACGGAAGCCGCACAGCGCGGGTATCCCTCGCAGACCGGCGGCCCGCTCGGGGGCTGGAAGTTCTCGAACTTCAAAGACGGCGTCTTCGGCGAGTTCTTCCACGTGAACCTGGCGGACTACAACCTCGCGCACCTGCCGGAGGGCATGTCTCTCGAAGCAGGGGTCATGCTCCCGGATATGCTCAGTACCGGTTTCATGGGCGCCGAGAACGCTAAGATCGAGTTCGGGGCTACCGTGGCGGTCCTGGGGATTGGGCCGGTCGGCCTCTCCGCCGTCGCCGGTGCAAGACTGCGGGGTGCCGGGAGGATCTTTGCCGTCGGCACGAGGCCTGCCGCCGTCAAAGTGGCGAAAGAGTACGGCGCGACGGATATCATCAACTACAAGGAGGGAGACACCGCAGAACAGATCCAGAACAAAACAGGCGGAGCGGGCGTCGACGCCGTGATCGTTGCCGGCGGCGGTGCCGAGGTTATGATGGATGCGATCCGGATGGCCAGACCCGGTTCGGTGATCTCGAACATCAACTACTTCGGCCAGGGAATGGGCGATCAGGACATCATCCCCCTTCCCCGCGTGGGCTGGGGGTTCGGGATGGCGGACAAGAACATCATGACCGGGCTCTGCCCCGGCGGAAGGGTGAGGATGGAGAGGCTGGCCGAAGTGGTGATGCACGGGCGCATGGACCCGTCGCTGATGGCGACGCACGTCTTCAGGGGTTTCGATAAGCTGGAAGAGGCCCTTCTCCTGATGAAGGAGAAGCCCCGGGACCTGATCAAACCGGTCGTCATCGTGGAGCCGTAG